In Rhodothermales bacterium, a single window of DNA contains:
- a CDS encoding TlpA disulfide reductase family protein, translating to MKRKPDPGHGRAMDDLRHTPPSGAHTRPWLRHPWLRTGLEWLGILALAALLLFTDTGKDVNGWLKQQLLRTGFFQPDIPLAQMRPEPANFNVHLMTLDGEPVSLASFRGSAIFMNIWATWCPPCLAEMPYIQSLHDDLQGTGVAFVMISTDDADTDVQAFLDRKGYTFPVYRLAAPLPPPYTSNVLPTTYIIGADGTLGLVHAGMANYDKPEFRTYLRKLNDAGNRPSRPTNPDAEG from the coding sequence ATGAAACGGAAGCCCGACCCCGGTCACGGAAGAGCCATGGATGATCTGCGACACACCCCCCCGAGCGGGGCTCACACCCGTCCCTGGCTCCGGCATCCGTGGCTGCGGACCGGGCTTGAGTGGCTGGGCATCCTGGCCTTGGCGGCATTGCTGCTGTTCACCGACACGGGCAAGGACGTCAACGGATGGCTGAAGCAACAATTGCTCCGTACCGGATTCTTCCAGCCGGATATTCCGCTCGCCCAGATGCGCCCGGAGCCCGCCAATTTCAACGTACACTTGATGACATTGGACGGCGAGCCCGTCTCCCTCGCATCATTCCGGGGATCCGCGATTTTCATGAACATCTGGGCCACATGGTGTCCTCCATGCCTGGCCGAGATGCCGTACATCCAGTCCCTCCATGACGACCTGCAGGGAACGGGTGTTGCGTTCGTCATGATTTCAACGGACGACGCCGACACGGACGTTCAGGCGTTCCTGGATCGAAAAGGATACACGTTTCCGGTGTACCGTCTGGCCGCCCCGCTGCCTCCGCCCTACACCAGCAATGTCCTGCCGACCACGTACATCATCGGGGCGGATGGAACGCTTGGCCTGGTGCACGCCGGGATGGCGAATTACGACAAGCCCGAATTCCGGACGTATCTGCGCAAGCTCAACGACGCAGGTAATCGTCCGTCCCGTCCAACCAATCCTGACGCGGAGGGCTGA
- a CDS encoding cupin domain-containing protein, with protein MSAVRHFAWDDLPVEQLSPSLGRRLISGERVMLAHVYLDKGCIVPKHQHDNEQITYVLSGVLRFFIGENGEEVVDVGPGEVLHIPSNVWHKAEALEDTLDVDIFSPPRQDWLDGTDDYLRR; from the coding sequence ATGTCTGCTGTCCGTCACTTCGCCTGGGATGACCTTCCCGTAGAACAATTGTCCCCTTCGCTCGGCCGTCGCCTGATTTCCGGGGAAAGGGTCATGCTGGCCCACGTCTACCTGGACAAGGGCTGCATCGTGCCGAAGCATCAGCACGACAACGAACAGATCACGTATGTCCTGTCCGGCGTACTCCGCTTTTTCATCGGCGAGAACGGGGAGGAAGTCGTGGATGTCGGACCAGGAGAAGTGCTCCATATTCCGTCGAATGTGTGGCACAAGGCCGAGGCGCTCGAGGACACACTGGATGTCGACATTTTCAGCCCTCCGCGTCAGGATTGGTTGGACGGGACGGACGATTACCTGCGTCGTTGA
- a CDS encoding lysophospholipid acyltransferase family protein: protein MRHLRAVSRLLAATILTLLLVLVWAIGNVIVSRSTRRLNRWRHVIMRVWGRGILRIMGGRLTVEGPVPQPPFCLVSNHLGYMDIFVMAATVQARLVSRADLAHWPAIGWLARHFGTLFLDRKRLRDIPYVADQMKAVLQEEDGVVFFPEGTSSSGQDVLPFRSPLLNVPVELGMPVHTAAIAYYRQAGNATSEICWWGDVTFTDHLYHLLGLPGFEARIVFGSEVIQGTDRKQLATDAERMTRVLRERASRNFHGPVPD, encoded by the coding sequence ATGCGACATCTCAGAGCCGTTTCCAGGCTGCTTGCAGCGACCATATTGACCCTTCTGCTGGTCTTGGTGTGGGCAATCGGGAATGTGATCGTGTCCCGCTCCACCCGACGCCTGAACAGATGGCGGCACGTCATCATGCGCGTGTGGGGACGGGGTATCCTGCGAATCATGGGCGGTCGACTGACCGTGGAAGGACCCGTTCCGCAACCGCCGTTCTGTCTCGTGTCGAATCACCTCGGCTACATGGACATTTTCGTGATGGCCGCCACGGTACAGGCGCGCCTGGTGTCGAGGGCCGACCTGGCCCACTGGCCCGCAATCGGGTGGCTTGCCCGGCACTTCGGTACCCTTTTCCTGGACCGGAAGCGCCTGCGGGACATTCCCTACGTGGCCGACCAGATGAAGGCGGTCCTGCAGGAGGAAGACGGCGTGGTCTTCTTCCCGGAGGGGACGTCCTCGTCCGGACAGGACGTATTGCCCTTCCGGTCGCCCTTGCTCAATGTCCCGGTTGAACTGGGCATGCCGGTCCACACGGCCGCCATCGCCTATTACCGCCAGGCGGGCAATGCGACTTCGGAAATCTGCTGGTGGGGAGACGTGACCTTTACGGACCATCTCTATCACCTGCTCGGGCTTCCCGGATTCGAAGCGCGGATTGTATTCGGCAGCGAGGTCATCCAGGGCACGGACCGGAAGCAACTGGCCACCGATGCGGAGCGCATGACCCGGGTGTTGCGCGAACGTGCGTCGCGTAATTTTCACGGTCCGGTTCCCGATTGA